Part of the Syntrophorhabdaceae bacterium genome, GAACTCGGCCGCATGAGGAAAACATACGAGGAGAGGAGAGATTTCATGGTCCCGAGGCTGAGGGGTCTGGGATTCCATGTGCCTGCAAGCCCCGAGGGGGCCTTTTACATCTACGCGGGGATAGAGCGGTGGGGTATTGACAGTATGGTATTTGTTGAGAGGGCCCTCGACGAGGCCGGGGTGGCCTTTACTCCCGGATACGATTTCGGCTCCTTCAGGGCAGGCTCTCACGTCCGTTTTTCCTACGCAACGGGCATTGAAAGGCTTAAAGAAGGGTGTGACAGGCTGGAGGTGTGGCTTTCCGGGTTGTAAATGTCCGTCAAAGAGCATGAAAAACTTAACCTGTTATGTTTTTATCCGATCATATCTGAGAACTGTTTGAGAGAACGAGGTGCTTGCTGTGCCAAAAATTGTACCTGACAAGCTGGAACCGGGGATGAAATTATTAAAACCTGTGAAGAACAGAAGCGGAATGGTGCTGCTCGGGGAAGGAACTGAGTTAACGGCCGAGCTTATAGAAAGGGTAAGGGATATGGATGCTGACAGCATATCCATCCAGGGGATCTCCCCTCCTTCAACGCCAAAGGAAGAGGTGTTGTCGGCCCTCGACAGGCGTTTTAAGTCTATCGAAGAGGAGCCGTACATGGGTGTCATAAAAAGGGTACTAAAAGAGCATATAGAGGGATTATATGGGTAGCATGGACATCAGGGATCTCCGGGCCAGGGTTGAGAACATCAACGCTTTGCCGACTATTCCGGGTGTCTTGAAAAGGCTTCTTGGGGTCATTGAAAACCCAGGGGTCTCTCTGAACGAGATCAGCAACTTCATATCGAATGACCCTGCCCTTACGACGAAGGTTCTTAAAATGGTCAATTCACCGATATACGGATTTCCCGGCAGGATATCATCGGTAAATCAGGCCGTCATTCTCCTTGGCCTGAACGTTGTTAAGGGCCTGCTCCTCGGTGTTTCGGTCTTTGAGCTCATGCAAAAGACGATGATCGGGCTCTGGGAGCATTCCCTGGGCTGTGCCATCGCTGCAAGGCTTATCGCGGAAAAGAAGGGGTTGAAGGAACCTGAAGAGGCCTCTATTGACGGCCTTCTCCACGACATCGGGAAGGTCCTGCTGATCCTTCAGTTCCCGGAGGAATATGAGGAGGCAATGCGCGATGCGGATATCGGGAACTTAAGCATATATGGTGCTGAACGCGCCCATTTTGGAACAACCCATGCAAGCGTCGGTTCGTGGATGGCCCAGAAATGGCGCTTTCCCCAAAAGCTCGTCGATGTCATCGAGTACCATCACAAGCCGCATCTTTCAAAGAACGCGCCTGTTGAATCTGCAATAGTCCATCTCGCGGACATACTGGTACGGGCAAGGGGGTTCGGGTTTGCCGGCGACCACACCCTTATGGCGGTCAATCCCGAATCCTGGCAGATGCTTGACCTCTCGGAGGCCGACCTCAGGGACATACTGGGGGCCCTCGAAGAGTCCCTGGAGATGACGGAAGAGCTTTCATTATGACCAAAAAGGACATTGTCATTATTTCGCAGGATGCAGCCCTTTCAGATCTCCTGGAGAGGACCTTGCGGGATTTCTTTCGCCTGATACCGTTTTCCAACATCCGGCCTGCCCTTGATTATATCTACAATACAATGCCGGGGCTGCTCATCGTTGACATGACCGGGGACGACCCCTTCACAACGAATACCCTGAACAACCTGAAGGGTGATCCCATCTTCAACCAGCTTCCTGTCCTGGCAATCTTCGGGGATGCCGCTGCGGTTCCTCCCTGGGACTCGCTGCTTGTGGAAGATTACATGTTAAAAAGTGACATTGAAAGAGAGGGTCTCGCCCGGGTCGATCTCTGTATTTTCAGGTCAGAGAGGGTTGTGGAGGTAAACCCCCTTACAAAACTCCCCGGCAATATCTCCATTAACAGGCAGATACAAAAGCGGATAGACCGTGGCGATGTCTTTGCCCTTGCCTACGGCGATCTCGACAATTTTAAACCCTTTAATGATTATTATGGTTTTACCCGCGGCGACGAGGCGATAAAGGTGGCGGGGCGCCTGATCCTGAACATTGTGAAAAACAGGCAGCCGGTCGGGGGCTTTATAGGACATATCGGTGGCGATGATTTTATATACATCATGGATCTAAACCTCGTCGAAGAGGCTTCGGCAGAGATTATCCAGGCATTTGACCGGATCATGCCCACCTTCTACGACCCAGATGACGGGGAGCGGGGCTACATTCAAACAACGGACAGGCAGGGAAAGGAAAAAAGATTCCCCCTTGTCTCCCTTTCCATAGGGATCGCCCACAACAGTAACAGTTCCTTTTCTCATTATGGAGAATTTACAGAGATCGCCTCGGAGATGAAAAAACACGCAAAATATCATAAGGGCAGCTGCTACAAGATAGATAAGCGGCAAGGCCCTGCGTAACCTCCCCGTGAGATGCAAGGGGGAAAAGACAGCTGAGAGCGGAGGGCAGAGAGATAAACTTCTTAAAGAATTGTCTCTTTGGTTTCTCACTATCTACTATTCACTATCGACTATCGACTGTCTCTATAATGCCTTGCTTTTTTACGGAAAACTTACTATCCTGTCACAAGGGAGGATCGCATGAGCGTTGGCATTGTAAGGGACGATGTATTTTTAGAACATACCACTGATGACTACCACCCCGAAAATCCTAACAGGTTAAGATCCATTTACTCTATGCTCGACACCATGGGCAGTGATGGTATCCTCTTCGTGCCGCCGCGGAAGGCAACCCGCGAAGAGATAGCCTTCAATCACGATACTGCCTATATCGATTACGTTGCAGCCACGAGCAATAAACCGCCGAAGAGATTAGACCCCGACACGGTCACCTCTCCGAAGACCTACGAAGCATCCTGTCTTGCGGCAGGAGGCGTCCTGACCCTTATAGACAAGTTGCAATCTTCTGAGATACAAAGCGCCTTTGCCCTTGTGAGGCCCCCGGGTCATCACGCAGAGCGTGACAGGGCAATGGGCTTCTGCATCTTTAATAACATCGCTATCGGCGCACGATACCTGGAAAAAACATATAAAGCAAAGAGGGTCCTCATTGTTGATTTTGATCTTCACCATGGCAACGGGACCCAACATAGTTTTTACAGGGACGCCACGGTCCTCTACTTTTCAACGCATCAATACCCCTATTACCCCGGAACCGGTTGGTATGAAGAGATAGGCGAAGGTGACGGCGAAGGCTATACCGTTAACGTACCCATGTCCTACGGTATGTCCGACGAGGATTATCTCTATGCCTTCCGGGAGGTTCTGGTTCCTGTCTCGGACATCTACAAGCCGGAAATGGTTCTCGTTTCGGCGGGCTTCGATGCCTATTATAATGACCCCCTTGGCGGCATGGTAGTAACCGAAGGGGGGTACGCCATGATGACAAAAATGCTCCTTGAAATCGCGAAGAAGCACTCGAAGGGCGGGGCGCTTTTTGCCCTCGAGGGCGGCTATGACCTGACGGGGCTTGCAAATTCCGTGAAGGCGGTAATAACTGAGATGAAGGGGGATCCTGCCTATTCTTACAACAAGAAAAAGGACCCTTCGAGCGAGATAATACAGACGGTGAAAAAGTTAAAACATCTTTTGGGCCCCCGCTTGGGGAATTTTTAGTTCCGACACTATACAGAGTCTTTCCATATCATCTCTTTCAATTCCTTGCCGACCTTGAAATAGGGAAGTCTTTTCGGCTCAACATTGACCATCTCGCCGCTTTTCGGGTTTCTCCCTTTGTATGCCTTATATTCCCTCAGGGTAAAACTCCCGAAACCCCTTATCTCGACGCGCTCATTATTTATAATGGCCTTTTTTACGCTATCGATGATCGTATCAACTGCTATCTTTGCGATCTTCTGATTCACGTTGATGTCAGCGGCAAGCTTGTTGATGATGTCCATTTTGTTCATGGAAATACCTCCTATTGATTTTCTGATACAAATCTATATGCGTTCTTAAATATTCTCAATCCATCTCCCCCTGCCTTTTCAATGGGTTCCCGCATCCACCTGGGATGTTGTGTATAGTGGATAAACCCCTCCGGATGCGGCATGAGCCCGAAGATTCGTCCCGACTCGTCACACAGACCGGCGATCGCTTCCGCCGAACCATTGGGGCTATAAGGGTATTCATCGGTAACGTTTCCCTTTTCGTCAGCATACTGCAAAACTATATGGCCGCCTTCTTTTATTTTTCCGACAGTCTCCCGGCTGTCTGCAACACATTTTCCTTCGCCGTGTCTTACGGGAAGATAAATTTTATCCATATCGCGGGTAAATATGCAACGAGAAAGTTGATTGATTTTAAGGTATACCCATCGATCCTCAAACCGCCCTGAATCATTAGAGGTCAGCGTTACGGTCTGTCTTCCGTACTCACCGCCGGTTGCCGGAAGCAGGCCGGTCTTCACGAGGAGCTGGAAGCCATTGCATATGCCGAGCAGTATCTTGCCATCGGCCACAAACCCGATCAGTTCATCAATAAACCTCTCCGTTGAACCACGCAGCTTCTGATGCCGCCATTTTACCGCCTGCGCTTTGGCAGAGCCAAGGTCGTCCCCATCAAGAAAGCCGCCGGGAAAATTGATAAAGGCATAGCGGCGAATATCCTTTGGATTTTCCATCAGGCGGTCTACGTGGAGGAGGTCCGTATCAAATCCGGCGAGCCTGTTGGCATAGGCGGTTTCGTATTCGCAGTTTATCCCGTTTCCGAACAACACTAAGCTTTTTGGTCTTTTCTTTTTCATGTGGCGTAGCTGTGCAATCCCGAAAGAATAATATTTACTCCGA contains:
- a CDS encoding histone deacetylase, translating into MSVGIVRDDVFLEHTTDDYHPENPNRLRSIYSMLDTMGSDGILFVPPRKATREEIAFNHDTAYIDYVAATSNKPPKRLDPDTVTSPKTYEASCLAAGGVLTLIDKLQSSEIQSAFALVRPPGHHAERDRAMGFCIFNNIAIGARYLEKTYKAKRVLIVDFDLHHGNGTQHSFYRDATVLYFSTHQYPYYPGTGWYEEIGEGDGEGYTVNVPMSYGMSDEDYLYAFREVLVPVSDIYKPEMVLVSAGFDAYYNDPLGGMVVTEGGYAMMTKMLLEIAKKHSKGGALFALEGGYDLTGLANSVKAVITEMKGDPAYSYNKKKDPSSEIIQTVKKLKHLLGPRLGNF
- a CDS encoding aminotransferase class I/II-fold pyridoxal phosphate-dependent enzyme; translated protein: VVNGFSKTYAMTGWRLGWMVVPGELVRPIQKFAQNIFISPPSISQYAAMYAFDNAEELGRMRKTYEERRDFMVPRLRGLGFHVPASPEGAFYIYAGIERWGIDSMVFVERALDEAGVAFTPGYDFGSFRAGSHVRFSYATGIERLKEGCDRLEVWLSGL
- a CDS encoding diguanylate cyclase; protein product: MTKKDIVIISQDAALSDLLERTLRDFFRLIPFSNIRPALDYIYNTMPGLLIVDMTGDDPFTTNTLNNLKGDPIFNQLPVLAIFGDAAAVPPWDSLLVEDYMLKSDIEREGLARVDLCIFRSERVVEVNPLTKLPGNISINRQIQKRIDRGDVFALAYGDLDNFKPFNDYYGFTRGDEAIKVAGRLILNIVKNRQPVGGFIGHIGGDDFIYIMDLNLVEEASAEIIQAFDRIMPTFYDPDDGERGYIQTTDRQGKEKRFPLVSLSIGIAHNSNSSFSHYGEFTEIASEMKKHAKYHKGSCYKIDKRQGPA
- a CDS encoding phosphoribosylformylglycinamidine synthase subunit PurQ; amino-acid sequence: MKKKRPKSLVLFGNGINCEYETAYANRLAGFDTDLLHVDRLMENPKDIRRYAFINFPGGFLDGDDLGSAKAQAVKWRHQKLRGSTERFIDELIGFVADGKILLGICNGFQLLVKTGLLPATGGEYGRQTVTLTSNDSGRFEDRWVYLKINQLSRCIFTRDMDKIYLPVRHGEGKCVADSRETVGKIKEGGHIVLQYADEKGNVTDEYPYSPNGSAEAIAGLCDESGRIFGLMPHPEGFIHYTQHPRWMREPIEKAGGDGLRIFKNAYRFVSENQ
- a CDS encoding integration host factor subunit beta translates to MNKMDIINKLAADINVNQKIAKIAVDTIIDSVKKAIINNERVEIRGFGSFTLREYKAYKGRNPKSGEMVNVEPKRLPYFKVGKELKEMIWKDSV
- a CDS encoding HDOD domain-containing protein; protein product: MGSMDIRDLRARVENINALPTIPGVLKRLLGVIENPGVSLNEISNFISNDPALTTKVLKMVNSPIYGFPGRISSVNQAVILLGLNVVKGLLLGVSVFELMQKTMIGLWEHSLGCAIAARLIAEKKGLKEPEEASIDGLLHDIGKVLLILQFPEEYEEAMRDADIGNLSIYGAERAHFGTTHASVGSWMAQKWRFPQKLVDVIEYHHKPHLSKNAPVESAIVHLADILVRARGFGFAGDHTLMAVNPESWQMLDLSEADLRDILGALEESLEMTEELSL